In Triticum aestivum cultivar Chinese Spring chromosome 5B, IWGSC CS RefSeq v2.1, whole genome shotgun sequence, the following proteins share a genomic window:
- the LOC123114161 gene encoding putative cytochrome c biosynthesis ccmC-like mitochondrial protein, producing MSVSLLQPYFFMSKTKSYAQILIGSRLFLTAMAIHLSLRVAPPDLQQGGNSRISYVHVPAARMSIVIYITTAINSSLFPLTKHPLFLRSSGTGTEIGAFSTLFTLVTGGFRGRPMWGTFRVWDARLTSVFILFLIYLGALRFQKLPVEPAPISIRAGPIDIPIIKSPVNWWNTSHQPGSISRSGTSIHVPMPIPILSNFANFPFSTRILFVLETRLPIPSFPESPLTEEIEAREGIPLKT from the coding sequence ATGTCAGTTTCGTTATTACAAccttatttttttatgtcaaagaCAAAAAGCTACGCGCAAATTCTCATTGGATCTCGGTTGTTCTTAACAGCGATGGCTATTCATTTAAGTCTTCGGGTAGCACCACCAGATCTTCAACAAGGTGGAAATTCTCGTATTTCGTATGTACATGTTCCTGCGGCTCGGATGAGTATAGTTATTTATATCACGACAGCTATAAACAGTTCCTTGTTCCCATTAACAAAACATCCCCTTTTTCTTCGCTCTTCCGGAACCGGTACAGAAATTGGTGCTTTTTCTACTTTGTTTACGTTAGTGACTGGGGGGTTTCGGGGAAGGCCTATGTGGGGTACCTTTCGGGTGTGGGATGCTCGTTTAACTTCTGTATTCATCTTGTTCCTTATTTACCTGGGTGCACTGCGTTTTCAAAAGCTTCCTGTCGAACCGGCTCCTATTTCAATCCGTGCTGGACCGATCGATATACCAATAATAAAGTCTCCAGTCAACTGGTGGAATACATCGCATCAACCTGGGAGCATTAGCCGATCTGGTACATCAATACATGTTCCTATGCCCATTCCAATCTTGTCTAACTTTGCTAACTTCCCCTTCTCTACCCGTATCTTGTTCGTTCTAGAAACACGTCTTCCTATTCCATCTTTTCCCGAATCTCCCTTAACGGAAGAAATAGAAGCTCGAGAAGGAATACCACTAAAAACCTAG
- the LOC123114162 gene encoding B3 domain-containing protein Os06g0194400 yields MAASNSYEEQRRRQMEDNRRKLDELRLHHLSAAAREAAARPKPNPKPRPKRKAPEPGELRRSGRVAGLPEQPNYLKGDYRGVYEAYAASKTPTDEERAGAVAKAEELQRRIHRIRWPAFVKPMSHECATRSILMQFPKHFIKYLPAHDEAAVLVDEADDEFHMMYNAHRKGKHCHYYLDKGWRRFAADHDLADGDCLVFHMTQRAKFKVYIFRASPDYESDQTSDDSEDEE; encoded by the exons ATGGCGGCATCGAACTCGTACGAGGAGCAGCGCCGTAGGCAGATGGAGGACAACCGCCGGAAGCTCGACGAGCTCCGCCTGCACCatctctccgccgccgcccgcgaggcCGCCGCCAGGCCCAAGCCCAACCCCAAGCCCAGGCCG AAGCGCAAGGCCCCGGAgcccggcgagctccggcggtcCGGCCGCGTCGCCGGCCTCCCGGAGCAGCCCAACTACCTCAAGGGCGACTACCGTGGAGTGTACGAGGCGTATGCCGCTTCGAAAACACCGACCGACGAGGAGAGGGCCGgcgccgtcgccaaggccgaggaGCTCCAGCGCCGGATCCACCGCATCCGCTGGCCCGCCTTCGTCAAGCCCATGAGCCACGAATGCGCCACCAGGTCAATCCTGATG CAATTCCCCAAGCACTTCATCAAGTATCTACCGGCGCACGATGAGGCAGCCGTCCTGGTGGACGAGGCGGATGACGAGTTCCACATGATGTACAATGCCCACAGAAAGGGCAAACACTGTCACTACTATCTCGACAAGGGGTGGAGACGGTTCGCTGCCGACCATGACCTTGCCGATGGCGATTGCTTGGTTTTTCACATGACACAGAGGGCAAAGTTCAAG GTCTACATTTTTAGAGCAAGCCCAGACTATGAAAGCGACCAAACTTCTgatgactctgaggatgaagagtAA